CACGCCGGCCTGTTCGGCGTCTTTCGCGATCGCCTGCCAGCAGGCGACACCATGTTTGCGGCCTTCGTCTTCGTGTCCGGTTTCGAGTCGCCGCTGCGCCGGCGAGCCGTGCACGATGATGCCGGTGCCGAGGTCATGGGCGAGTTCGATCAGCCGCCGGATGACATCGACGCTGCGAGCGCGCTGCGCGTCATCTGACGATGTGATCGATAATCCCTCCGGCGCGCGCAGGAGATAATGCAGGCCGGTGATGGCGATCCCCTGATCCGCGGCAATCTTGCGGATTTCGCTCCGTCGCGCCGCCGGCAGAAGATGCGGTTCCGGCGAAAGCGTGAAGGGCGCAATCTCCAGCCCGTCATAGCCAAGATGCCTGGCGAGATCGCATTGCCGCGCGAAATCGAATTCGGCCAGCACTTCGTTGCACAGGGAAATTCTCATATCGGTTCTTATGCGCCGCCGCTGGATTTGCCGCGCAAGCTTCCGGTTGCGCTGGTCCAGATGCGGCTGACGGCGTTTGTCACGGCGGGGACATTCATCAGGATCGTGCCGGCGACAAGGCAGAACAACGCGAGACTGATCGGCCGGGTGAAGAAGGGCGAGAGGTCGCCGTCCGACAATGTCAGCCCGCGCCGCAGATTCTTGTCCAGCAGGTCACCCAGCACAATGCCAAGGACCAGCGGTGCCATCGGGTAATTAAGCTGGCGCAGGAAGAAGCCGATGATGCCGAAAGCCAGCATCACATAGATATCGAAGAAGCGCGATGCGATGGCGAATGAGCCGACGGCACACAGGACGAAGATCACCGGCATGACCAGCGTCTGCGGCACCTGCAGGATCTTCACCATCAGCTTGGTCAGCGTGAGGCCATAGATGAGGATGCAGATGCTGGCGAACAGCATCATCGCCACGACGTCGTAAACAAATTGCGGGTTCTGCACCATGATCAGCGGACCAGGCTGAACGCCGTGGATCAGCATCGCTGCCAGCAACACAGCGGCCGGCGCCGAGCCGGGGACGGCCAGTGTGAGCACCGGGATCACCGCGCCGGGAATGCAGGCATTGTCGCCGGTTTCCGCCGCCATCAGTCCTTCGACCGAGCCCTTGCCGAATTTCTCCTTTTCCTTGCTGGCGCGCCGCGCGGCGGCATAGGAACTCCATGCTGCGACATCTTCGCCGACACCGGGGACGATACCGATGCCGGTGCCGATCAGACCGGAGCGGATGATGGTGCGCCAGTATTTCAGCACGTCCTGGAGGCGCGGGATCACCGTGTCGAAGGTGTTGATGACGAATTTCGGTGGCCGATCCTTGATCACCGTCAGCACCTCGGCGAAACCGAAGGCGCCGACCAGCGCCGGGATCAGCGAAATGCCGCCGGACAGGTCGTGAATTCCAAAGGTGAAGCGGTCATAGGCATACATGCCTTCCTGGCCGATCGCGGCGACAAACAGGCCGAAGAAGCCGGCGATCCATCCCTTCAGCGGATCGTTGCCGGTGAGGTTGCCGGAAATGACAACACCGAACACCGCCAGCCAGAAAAATTCATAGGCGCCGAATTTCAGCGCCATTTCCCCCAACACGGGCGTGAACAGCGCCAGCGCGATCATGCCGATCCATGTGCCGAGGATCGAACCCGAGGTCGCGATACCCATCGCCCGGCCGGCAAGTCCCTGACGGGCCAGCGCGTACCCGTCGAGACAGGATGCGGCGGAGGCGGGGGTGCCGGGAATGTTGAGCAGGATCGCACTGCGGCTGCCGCCATAGATCGCGCCGACATAGGTACAGATCAGGATCAGCAGCGCTGTGGCGGGTGGCAAAGCGATCGTCAGTGTCGTCATCAGCGCGACGCCCATCGTGGCGGTCAGGCCGGGCAGGCCGCCAATGATCAGCCCGACGAGCGAGGCGCCGAGTGCATAGAGAATGGTCGTCGGTGTCGCGAAATTCGCGATTGAATGGCCGAAAAGAAAGAGACCGTCGAGCATCGGATTACGGGAGCCGGACCAGGAATAATTCCTGGAAAATGTAGTGGATGGTGCCACCGCAGATCAGCGCGAATACAATGGCGACCGCCGCGCCGCGCAGGATCGTTCCGGCACGCTTGCGATCTTCGAATTGGAATATGAACACAAAAACGGCGATGAAAATCGCCGCAGCCAGCCAGAATGGCAGGCCGCTGCCGAGCAGGCCGAGCGAAAAGGCAAGGCATAAGGCCAGTGCGGTCAGCAATCTCCAGTGTTCAAGCGGGTTCAAGGCCGGAATTTGCATTTGAGCCAACGCGCCGGCCCGCAGCGAACGCACGATCAGGAGAATGCCCATGATGGCGATCGCAATCCCGAGCAGGCCAGGAACGACACCGGGGGCGGTATAGGTGCTGACTTTCAGGTGCTCGAGCCGGTCCATCGTCCAGCTTCCGATCACGATGCTGATGGCGAGTGCAAGCCAAAGGCACCCTGAAAGCAAATCGGCAAATGGCGTTGGTTTTTGGTCTTCCATGCTGTCCCGTCAGGAAAAAGGCCGCGCTGCGACGCGCGGCCTGTAACGTCTGTCGTCAGGGCTTGGCGATACCGACTGTGTCGGGCGAGACCTTCGCTTTTCCGGCGGCATGAAGCTGCCACGCCGTCGACTGGATGGCAGGCATCGCCGCTTTCGTCCCTTCGTCGCCATAGACCGGCGAGAATTGGGCACCGTTGGTTTGCGCGTATTTCTTGATCGAGTCGGATTTTGCGATCACGTTCTTCCAGACCATATCCATGGTCTCGCGCACATTGGCCGGCACATCCTTATGGATGAAGATGCCGAAGTAATTTGCATCCGGCTTGAAGCCCGACACAGATGACGTCACCGCAGGAATTGTGCCAAACCCCTCCAGTTCAAGCGGCTTGTCTGAGAGAACGGCGAGCGGACGAAGGCGCTTGGCGCGGATCATGGCTGCCTGTTCGACTGCGAGCTGGGTGGTGAGCTCGGTCTCGCCTGCCACCGTTGCATTCACGGCCGGATTGCCGCCGTCGTAACTGACGTGTTTATAGGTGACGTTCAGCGCGCGGGTGAAACCTTCGATTGCCGCATGTCCCGACGAGTTGATGCCGGCCGTGGCGACCGACACACCGTTCGGCTTCGCCTGCATCGCCTTCACAAGATCCTGCGCATC
The genomic region above belongs to Pseudorhodoplanes sinuspersici and contains:
- a CDS encoding tripartite tricarboxylate transporter TctB family protein, whose protein sequence is MEDQKPTPFADLLSGCLWLALAISIVIGSWTMDRLEHLKVSTYTAPGVVPGLLGIAIAIMGILLIVRSLRAGALAQMQIPALNPLEHWRLLTALALCLAFSLGLLGSGLPFWLAAAIFIAVFVFIFQFEDRKRAGTILRGAAVAIVFALICGGTIHYIFQELFLVRLP
- a CDS encoding tripartite tricarboxylate transporter permease, whose translation is MLDGLFLFGHSIANFATPTTILYALGASLVGLIIGGLPGLTATMGVALMTTLTIALPPATALLILICTYVGAIYGGSRSAILLNIPGTPASAASCLDGYALARQGLAGRAMGIATSGSILGTWIGMIALALFTPVLGEMALKFGAYEFFWLAVFGVVISGNLTGNDPLKGWIAGFFGLFVAAIGQEGMYAYDRFTFGIHDLSGGISLIPALVGAFGFAEVLTVIKDRPPKFVINTFDTVIPRLQDVLKYWRTIIRSGLIGTGIGIVPGVGEDVAAWSSYAAARRASKEKEKFGKGSVEGLMAAETGDNACIPGAVIPVLTLAVPGSAPAAVLLAAMLIHGVQPGPLIMVQNPQFVYDVVAMMLFASICILIYGLTLTKLMVKILQVPQTLVMPVIFVLCAVGSFAIASRFFDIYVMLAFGIIGFFLRQLNYPMAPLVLGIVLGDLLDKNLRRGLTLSDGDLSPFFTRPISLALFCLVAGTILMNVPAVTNAVSRIWTSATGSLRGKSSGGA
- a CDS encoding sugar phosphate isomerase/epimerase family protein, whose product is MRISLCNEVLAEFDFARQCDLARHLGYDGLEIAPFTLSPEPHLLPAARRSEIRKIAADQGIAITGLHYLLRAPEGLSITSSDDAQRARSVDVIRRLIELAHDLGTGIIVHGSPAQRRLETGHEDEGRKHGVACWQAIAKDAEQAGVTYCIEALHQPEANFVNTVEEAAAIVNQIGSPAVRTMIDCSAAALTEKQSVPDLIRQWVPTGLIAHIHFNDPNRRGPGEGELAFAPIARALHESGYRGDASIEPFIYIPDGATCAARAIGYMRGVLEAKTL
- a CDS encoding Bug family tripartite tricarboxylate transporter substrate binding protein — its product is MLRTGALIASAVLAMAGTASAQNYPWKPERPITIIVPWAAGGSTDQVVRVTAAEVEKALGQKIVVINQPGASGSIGTKSALEAAKDGYTWTSGAAKDIGTYAVSGLLDTRFADWRPYLSVINVSVLGANPSAPYKDAQDLVKAMQAKPNGVSVATAGINSSGHAAIEGFTRALNVTYKHVSYDGGNPAVNATVAGETELTTQLAVEQAAMIRAKRLRPLAVLSDKPLELEGFGTIPAVTSSVSGFKPDANYFGIFIHKDVPANVRETMDMVWKNVIAKSDSIKKYAQTNGAQFSPVYGDEGTKAAMPAIQSTAWQLHAAGKAKVSPDTVGIAKP